The Diorhabda carinulata isolate Delta chromosome 4, icDioCari1.1, whole genome shotgun sequence genomic interval CAAAATTCGTTAACTTACTACATACGatatataatcatttattatttcgtAGTTATTCATATAAAGTCTCATTGCAATTGATTTAATTATGGTTAGTAATACtaaaagtatttcaaaatcgatttttcgtACAATTtgtttacataattttcaatctTATCTATTCCTTCTATTTTTAACCAAACTCATTATaacagttttgaaaataaaagaaaagtttatTGTTACGTTAGTTCCAAATGTTCGagaaatttgttgataaattattcaCATTAAACCAAATCAACATTTTCTATAAGACAGATAAACAATATACtctattaaacaaaattattgttatcaTTAAGTgggtaatttaataaattttatttattaaattattatctaacAGTGATTTCCGTACCTATGGATGAAGATCTAGATTATTTAATTCATCCTACAAGTTCCAATGTTGACAAAAGTAACGTTAGCACATATcgtaagtttttttaataatttcaccggatttttttccaaaaacaatattttttcatacttattccaattttgaatacattgaaaatatacaaatttcaaattttagattataataatcaaatatttggtATTAACATTTCAAAAACGTATTTAAAGCGGGCTTAGCACCAACAATGACAAAGCATACGAGGGTGCTCCCGGAAATACCATAAAGAAAACaccaaaaatgattatttttagttcgatacactttttataataagaatcgttaagttcctcaaaataactgatatcacctcttcattgttagaaaatctttgacaaccgagccattttttcaaaaaaataatccgagggagctgaatctggtgaatagggggCTTGAGGTATCAATTCAAactataattcattaattttggtcattgcgtAAGAGTTGTTTGACCCGGTGTGACAGTtttttcttcgctcaaacgctacaataagtttgcataatactcgccgtttatagtttttcctttttcaagatagtcaatgaaaattatcccacgcgtaACCCACgtcatgaccttgcctgcagatgaaacgttctttgccttctttggagccggttatcccttttcagtccattgtttcgatGGTTCTTTTGTGTCtgatgtgaagtgatggacgcaaaaatttggttttatttctgtgaaacatcttcacgacgctggtTTTGTTCCATTCTGAGTAAACGCAGCACCCATCTTGAGCACAGctttttcatttccaaattttcagttaatacgCGATGTattgcactttttgaaatgccaacCGTATCTGCTAGCTCACACACTTtaagtcgacgatcatccagtggattggacttcaacatttctggagtcgtaaCCTCATTAGgtcgatgctggtcttcgcagttCGTTCAACCTCGTTTAAACTCATCTACCCaaaattttactgttgataaagaATGATTAATCTcactcagagtagaatctaattcaacttttatattactTAGGTCAAAGCCCTccaaataaatgtattgaatcAGATAgcgatgatcaattttttccatgtttacactgaaaacgttcactattaatagccgccaaacaaatactaaacaacgtggcgtcttcaagcaactaccgccatctctataTCAGGCAAGGTACTTCTCATATTATCCTAGTATTTCATCTATTCTTATTTGAAAGAAGTCTCAAAAAATTCCGCCCACAAAAGTGATATAACGGGACGAGTTTTAAAGAAGCGCTAGTAATGCCAATTCTTTCAACAAAAGTAGTAAACGAATAATGAAACAACGTAAATTATCGCATCATGCTTTGTGCATTGATGCTGTTAGacataattatgatttttttgaaggCTCCGAGTTCTATTTACATACAGATTCGTCATCCAACAACGTCTCCTTTGTTTAGCCTTCTTTTTAGTAATGAGGTGATTCATAATGATGAAAAccgtcgatttttatttaattctaatttagCCATTAGGTGTACTGTCgatacaaaaagaaatacaaCACAGAGCGTGTAATACCAAACTTGGAAATCTCATCTGATACAAAAGTGAATTTCCTTCACGAATTTTCGTGATGGCAGTTAGTACATCCACTAGGTGCCGCAAATCCTTTGAAAATCGTTGAAAAACCGATAACTTTTGCCGAATGCTACgctatacaaaaatttataagagATGTAAACCCGGCTTTAGAAGCGTTCAGATTTTTCCAACGAATTCGTCCCattatttactttaaataaaaaatgtagtacCGACCGTTGACAGGGTTCACAATATTGTATTTAATGCATCTACtaatgattttgatttatttttattatcccTTAAACAACCACGCACGTTCGCTGCTGAACATAGGCCTCCCTTAATATTTGCCACTATACATGGATCCTAGCAACCGCCATCTTCTTAATATCGTCAGATCACCATCTCAGTGATCATCCTCTACATCTAAAAGCATCTTCTCTCGGTATCCACTTGGGTCACTCAGTTCCATTCTTCAGGATTTTGTTTATGAAAGATTTTGTTAATGTTACAGTTTCAGCATCGTAAGCTTCGAATCTGGTGACCTGATTAAGCTTACCAAAGGCGGCCCAAGTTAAACCTATCGTTTTGCTTATTTCATGGGTCTAGTTATTTCTGTCAATGAGGATTTTGAGTCCCAGAAGAGCTTACTTGCTTAATTATCACTTTCTATACTTAGTGTTCCACTTGACACCAATTTTGTTATGTATTCAATCATCAATTATAATTCTGACTGATTGTTGTCGACGAATCTGAGATGCTTAATTTTTTCGCCGACTATatcaatttgttataaaatttaatatgctGCCAAACATTCtctaacaaatcaaaaatatagtttcaaaattgataaaactaaGGAACTATCGGTTGGAGCACGTCCACGAATCGCAAGTCTTCATCGTCTAAGCAAAAGTGGACTACATCTTCAAAAAATCCACTAAGAGCTATAAAAATAATCACGGTGGCCTTTAAAAACTATCACCACATAAACTAAACGTATTATATTGATAAGTAAACGTGGCCGAGGACTCACTGgcccagagatagcagctcagatcaatgagtCTGCCTTCGACTATTTCTACAGTGAAAAAGAGATTTAGAGAAGCTGGTCGTCTTGGAAGGATGGCGGAAAGGAACCCCTTTAAAGTCGTcagaataaaattaagaggttgtAGTGAGCTAAAGAATATACAAAGAGTTTTATGAAGTGTTGAgtcaaattttgagatttttgtgTCTAAGACAAGAGTGGTCGTGCGCAGGTCAAAGAAAGAACGGACTTTAGATCCATGAGTAAAAAACGACGGAGGATTGGTGAAGGTTTGGGGGtgttttgaagaaagaaaagaaaaggttatgaaaaaatattgaaggaaaatCTAGTACGAGTAATCAGCataacgatcccaagcattcttCGAAAATGCGCCAAGATTATTTGAAAGAATGTACTGGAAGTAATTATTTGGCCCTATTAGTCACCCGACCTTAACCTGATTGAGTTATTGTGGAACAATTGGACAGAGAAGTCAGAAGATAACGTCTTTTTTTACTTTACatatttggaatatcctgaaaaacgattGGAACCAAATAAGAGATGTCAATAAAACCAAAAGGAGGTTTACAtcgataaattaaaaatttaaacaattacaTACTGAAgtatcaaaatcgatcgtattttttttatttgttgtgtatcactCAAACTATAttgtgggcaaaaacttttgaccggtagtgtatattCCAACATAGTAATAAACAACTTCACTGAAATTTTTCCGTACTCCTCGTTCTATATTAAAGTAGGTTGTGTTTTCGTGAAGTCTCATACACGCTTTTATCTATTCTACAGTCGGCCAAAGCTGTAAGAATTTTGTATAAGTTTATTGTATCAAATGTCTTTTCATAATCTACAATGAGGGGATTATTACATTCTACGTTACTCTTTATGAGCATTTTGATGATCTGGTATATAAACCTAGCTTGTTCTTGGGGCTGATTCAATTTAAACCTGTTCGATAATAAGTTTAAACAACTTATATGAACATTGATTTGAATTCTATgtgtttttaatgataatttcaaaGCGCGAAAATTCATTATCCGGCatgtatttaaatttgatttataataaatttattcttttttagcACAACCTTTTCTTGGAATTCGACATGTTCAGGTGATGTTCTACTTCCTACTCATGACGTACACTTATTGCATGAGAACAGTTTTGTCCTTAGCAATTGTTGCTATGAACGATAGATCAGTTACTATTAACCCCAACGTAGAAGTAAGTACCGCATCTCTTTTCACTTTAAGTTCAAATATAAGATAGACACAATAGACAAGAACTTCGCTAACTTACtaggaagaaaaaccgaatacatcccgaccacctaaaagatggtatgaaagctggtcttcgtcattccagctgcagctaggcaaccaaTGATGCAAACACAGGAATAGGACCTAACGTACGatgaacaaaaagaagaagaagaagaatagacACAAACTTCACTCACTCACTAGGAAGAACAACCGAATACATCCCGACCACCTaaaagatggtatgaaagctggtcttcgtcattccagctgcagctaggcaaccaaTGATGCAAACACAGGAATAGGACCTAACGTACGatgaacaaaaagaagaagaagaagaagaatagacACGAACTTCACTCACTCACTAGGAAGAACAACCGAATACATCCCGACCACCTaaaagatggtatgaaagctggtcttcgtcattccagctgcagctaggcaaccattgatgtAAACACAGAACTAAGTCCTATCGTACGATAAAGAATAGACAAGAACTTTACTTGGTACTACAACCAAAACACTCATAAGGCCTATTATGATATTCCGTTAATTAGAATGAAGGAAATgtttaaagaaataaacaaacaacaataATACCACGAAAATGCAGACGATAGCAGCACTGGGAATCACGGGAGGCATGAGAAGCCTATAGAATTATTCATAAGAAGTATAGCCTCATTAGATGCTCTCTGGTTGAGAGAGTGCAGCCCTTGAAGGCAAAAGAATTAAGGATGATACAACTATCCTGCAGAAAATGGGTAAAATATAATAGAGGATCTATTAGCTCAGAAGATATGATCATAGGAACGGATTTTAAGAATAGGATCCTCATAGATGGATCAGTAACGGAAAATGTAATAGTTGCTGGTGTGtattccaaagaactgaacatCCAAAAGTCGTACAGATAAAAAACTGGATGTAATATCCTTCTAGCCAAAATTTGCGCAATAGATACGACTGCCAGactgtgaaaaataaaatagaaacctCACAATCTAAATAAATACGAGGCTAGTGCATATAGTACCGTTCCTAACGATTTTTCATCGTGAACAACAGTGAATAATACATGTTTGGAAAGCTCAGACTTCCCCTTTATTTTTCGACTTGATCCCCGTTTAGATCAATGCATTTCTGCATGCAGTTTACCATCTCCTTTCAGCTCTTCGTCGATGAAATGCGTCCCTTCCAAGTGTTTCTTTAATTCAGATGGTAATCACTGAAGGCTAAGTCTGGGCTGTAAGATAGTATTTCATCCAAATCTGTACGTCCGTCTTTGAATTAACCACACCATGTTGCACTCATACACTTTTCCCCATACACCTCACACACTTGGAAATGAATGTCCATCGGAGGAGCTCCATCTTTCACGGCTACCAAGACGAGAATAAACTTTGTAGACAGGGAGAGCCAGAAGAAAGTGGGACGAGCTACACCCCAGTCTCACTGAAAACCTTATTTTGTGGACAAAGCAATCgtataaaaaatgattcaaaagtGATAATGAACAGTCTCGAGACAATGTCCTGAATTAATGACACTTAATAGGCGTCTCTTGGATACTTGCACTCAATAAAGTGAAAGGGAACTCGAAAGCAAAGAAGCTTGCAAAAAGTAGGACAAGGAGATAGGATTccgaagagagagagagaggtgTAAATGGAATTATTAAAAGTTGGTATTAAGATAAGAATCAGGGTATGCAGTCAAACAGAAATGATTGGACGATTTCCAGAATAATTTGGATATGTTGGAACAAAGGTCTAGAAATGGTGACTGATAGCTGACAACTATTAGAATTACTAAGAGTGTAACGGAGAAGAAGAGATGGTGGAGCAACTGCTGTGCTGATGGGGTCAAATAATGGGAAACGACACAGTAGATTGTCTTGAAGAAATAGTAGAATTCGAATAGGATGGAAAATGTTAATAAAGGGAAAAAATGGAAGAGTGATTATGTAGTAcactaaatttataaattttataatatacaagGCAACACAAAGGGACTCAAGCGTTTGAGTGAATCACAACCACTCTAGTTGAACTCTAGCCTGAACCAATCCAAGAAATTTTGCAATTATTAAAATGAGTTGTAAGAactttctttcaacattttttagacataTAACTGGACTAACCAAAGCGTCATCTTATCAGCTTTCTATTGGGGTTACGTGGTACTCCAAATCCCCATTGCGCAGTCGGCAAAAAAGTTTGGTGTAAAATGGATATTGGTGGTGTGCGTTTTAGTAGATTCCGGTTCTTGTATGGCGATACCAACAATGGCAAATATTTTTGGTTCGGGAGGTGTAATGGCGTGCAGAGTTCTTCAAGGTTTAGCTCAAGGAGGAATAGCACCTCTAACTCACACTCTATTGGGATGTTGGGCACCACCATCAGAGAGATCTGTTTTAGGCACCATCACCTATGCAGGTAAATTCgccattttaataacaaaagATCTACCTAGtgaagatgaaaaaatttttcagtctGTATAATATAACAACCTTCAAGTAtccaattgtattttttttaggtTCAATATTTGGTTTTATCTTATCGTTGCCATTAACTGGTTTAATATGCTCGAGTTGGATAGGATGGCCTGCAGCTTTTTATCTCTTCGGAGCTTTGGGGTTAAAATGGGTAGTACTGTGGTTATTATTTGGTGCTAATAAACCCAGTGAACACAAGACAATCACTACGGCAGAAAAAGACTATATTCAGCACAGCTTAGGATACGATGAACATATGGTttgtttattacatttaatagcttcttcaaattattcaaaaattagtcagttattaaaatttttatacgaGTTTTATCGAGTTTCACCCTGATTTAAGAGTAGTGAATAATAAAACACTTTCCCAAAAGAAAAATCGATCAATAAACGTGGAGGGTAGAGTAAGAAACCTacggggacaattctctatctcgtgcgcgtgtttttgagtagcCGAAAGAGCTCTGAAGATGACTAGAGCCCAGGTCGCCCTgcgactgtttcaactccggaaacagcgACCAAATTGTACGtacagatcgtcgaatgagcatccggattattgccgaggctgtaaacgccgataaagaaacggtttgaaaaattttacaccaGCAATTACACATAACaaaagttggtgccaaaaaaacTGActtctgaccaaaagctcttgcgtcaacagGTCTGCtgagatttccttgaaaggttagaaaaagatctgctttgaaagggactcgatttgagtcgatggaagcggtaaagcaaaaaacggcagaactCCTAAAGGCgttcaccaaagaagacttccagaactgcttggatcaatggaaaaaacgtatggaaaggtgtgtggcgaggggaggggagtatatttaagaggagcattcgaatgtagaataatttttataataaaacccttttttcgTAACTAGTCAATAGCCAGACTTAGTAAAGCTTTTTGAGTGCGGTTTTTCCTTGCTTTTATTCAAGGTATACACAACGTTAAAAAATATCGGTCGTTGCAGCTTAACCAAAACAGGTCTTCAAAGCGTGGGAAACGACTGACATCACTGTCTCTTCTTTGTTGCTCTGAAATGGTCATAAAATGACAGATGGGTTCTTCGTTTAGTACAAATTTCCGACATATTTTCTAAGTATGCCCTACAATATGTCAATTACAGACAGAACAACtcaaatttctatatattaaatataagactgggacttatctatagaaatccgggatggttgcagccctcaactaaATTCCCAATTGTTGGAATTGAGTTTGTTTTTGATGTACCGGTTGAGTCCTTTGTATGGTTGATCTACAACCTGGCAGCTGTGGAGCTGcggaaaagaaaaataaaataataaagggAACGGAAATTACTAGAAAAGGAACGAGTAGAtagaatagatttgaataaaaaagagatccgacatataaaaaaaactgaatttatatttttttaaaagataacCAAACGAGAAGGATAGAATGAAATAATCGAATATAGATTTTTGTGATTCTAACCGAGTAAGAGACTACATTTTCTTCACGACAAGAAGATATGAATAGATTATTACATTAGCTAAAGGTTAACAAGATacttattgtatttatttccaatttgtaGGTTTACAAAACTCCatggaagaaaatattaacTTCTCCGCCTTTTTGGGCTGTAACTTTAGCGTTTGTTGGAGCGAACTGGAATAGTTCTGTAATATCAACTGAAACTCCGAcgtatttgtataaaattttggaatttgatataaaatcggTTAGTATTGAcccataatttaaaaaaaaatcaaaggaTGATGATGAAAATGGATATTTTCATCTTCTGTTTTAGAACAGTTTATTATCAGCTGCACCTTACGTTGCAATGGGTCTGTGTTCAGTCATTTTTAGTCCAACTTGCGACTGGCTGATTAACAAGAATATTGTTAGAAGAGGACACGCcaggaaaatattcaatagtatAGGTATGTAGTTgaatttcattgttttgttacaaaaaggcgtactgaacacactgtttacactaccactacacccacactcataattacactgtgtaacgcgcgtttcgataacaaagttatcgtctttagggactgaaggtaaactgaaatct includes:
- the LOC130892700 gene encoding putative inorganic phosphate cotransporter isoform X2, with the translated sequence MVIRSVSIAVKEIPILKNAQPFLGIRHVQVMFYFLLMTYTYCMRTVLSLAIVAMNDRSVTINPNVETYNWTNQSVILSAFYWGYVVLQIPIAQSAKKFGVKWILVVCVLVDSGSCMAIPTMANIFGSGGVMACRVLQGLAQGGIAPLTHTLLGCWAPPSERSVLGTITYAGSIFGFILSLPLTGLICSSWIGWPAAFYLFGALGLKWVVLWLLFGANKPSEHKTITTAEKDYIQHSLGYDEHMVYKTPWKKILTSPPFWAVTLAFVGANWNSSVISTETPTYLYKILEFDIKSNSLLSAAPYVAMGLCSVIFSPTCDWLINKNIVRRGHARKIFNSIGTLLPAICLSLLGFIPKGHAKWSLAILIFNGGVTAGGFCGFQVNHVDLSPNHSGILMGITNSWTSVFAIMSPLIVQFIVTEQTNQTQWRTIFLISACVNLFTDLFFIIFASGDIQDWNELASSRTD
- the LOC130892700 gene encoding putative inorganic phosphate cotransporter isoform X3; the protein is MFYFLLMTYTYCMRTVLSLAIVAMNDRSVTINPNVETYNWTNQSVILSAFYWGYVVLQIPIAQSAKKFGVKWILVVCVLVDSGSCMAIPTMANIFGSGGVMACRVLQGLAQGGIAPLTHTLLGCWAPPSERSVLGTITYAGSIFGFILSLPLTGLICSSWIGWPAAFYLFGALGLKWVVLWLLFGANKPSEHKTITTAEKDYIQHSLGYDEHMVYKTPWKKILTSPPFWAVTLAFVGANWNSSVISTETPTYLYKILEFDIKSNSLLSAAPYVAMGLCSVIFSPTCDWLINKNIVRRGHARKIFNSIGTLLPAICLSLLGFIPKGHAKWSLAILIFNGGVTAGGFCGFQVNHVDLSPNHSGILMGITNSWTSVFAIMSPLIVQFIVTEQTNQTQWRTIFLISACVNLFTDLFFIIFASGDIQDWNELASSRTD
- the LOC130892700 gene encoding putative inorganic phosphate cotransporter isoform X1, yielding MDEDLDYLIHPTSSNVDKSNVSTYPQPFLGIRHVQVMFYFLLMTYTYCMRTVLSLAIVAMNDRSVTINPNVETYNWTNQSVILSAFYWGYVVLQIPIAQSAKKFGVKWILVVCVLVDSGSCMAIPTMANIFGSGGVMACRVLQGLAQGGIAPLTHTLLGCWAPPSERSVLGTITYAGSIFGFILSLPLTGLICSSWIGWPAAFYLFGALGLKWVVLWLLFGANKPSEHKTITTAEKDYIQHSLGYDEHMVYKTPWKKILTSPPFWAVTLAFVGANWNSSVISTETPTYLYKILEFDIKSNSLLSAAPYVAMGLCSVIFSPTCDWLINKNIVRRGHARKIFNSIGTLLPAICLSLLGFIPKGHAKWSLAILIFNGGVTAGGFCGFQVNHVDLSPNHSGILMGITNSWTSVFAIMSPLIVQFIVTEQTNQTQWRTIFLISACVNLFTDLFFIIFASGDIQDWNELASSRTD